The genomic window GCCAGGTGGCCGAGAGGTATGTTAACAAGCACCGCGCTGATACCTATCGGGAGCAGCAGGAGCGGCTCCATCTCGTATCTTATGGCCAGATAGACCAGAGTAAGGCCGACTATTATCATTATCACGTTGCCCACCGTGAGGTTCAGCAGGCCCATGCCCTGAAAGAACGTTATTATCGATTCCACGAGTCCCGCCATGGCCCTTCACCCTAGTTCGATTAGTGTTTGTCCGGTGTCGACGGTGTCGCCTTCTTTGACGAGGATTTTTTTAACCACTCCGTCTTTTGGTGCTGGAATCTCGTTCTCCATTTTCATTGCTTCCAGGACGAGTAATCCCTGGCCGGTTTTGACCTGCTCGCCCTCCTTCACGAGGATTCTCAAAATCTTGCCGGGCATTGGGGCGGTGACCGCTCCTTCACCAGCCGGAGCTGGGGTTGGCGCTACCGGGGCAGGGGTTGGAGCAGGGGCCGGAGCAGCAACGGGTGCAGACGAAGGAACAGCGGCTACAGGGGCAGCACTGGTGCTCAGGGCACTCATGTCGATTCCCAGGCCCTTCGCCTCGACGGTGTACTCCCTGTCCTCAAAGGCAACCTTAAAGCGACCCATTCCAAGCTCCTCAACCTCAACCTCGTACTCAATACCATCCACGATGACCTTGACCTTCGCCATCTTCACCACTTCCCGAGCTCGTAGTTGAAGTCCTCAACTTCCTCCATGCTCGACTGGACGCCGTAGAGGCGCCAGGCATCTGAAACCTTCCTCTTGAACGGCAGGGGCCTGAGCTGTGAGGCCTTCTCGGCAGTGTATGCCAGCACAGCGGCCGTTATGACCGCGAGGTCCCTCGGGGGTATGGCCGGCTTTTCCTCCTTGGCCTCCGGGGCAGGAACGGGAACCGGAGCGGAAGCGGGCTTTTCCCGCTCCACCAGCCTTCTCTCGGTCCAGCCAACTGCGTAGAGAACGACCGCCAGGATGCTGAGTACCATGAAGACTATGGTAACACCCAGCACCGTCAGGTTCAGGCCCTCCATAAACTCGCTCATCACGACCATGCTAACACCTCACAGCGGTATGTTGCCGTGCTTCTTCGGGGGCAGCTTAACGCGCTTGCTCTCCATGGCCTCAAGTGCCATGATGACCTTTGCCCTCGTCTCTGCCGGGTCGATGACGTCGTCGATGTAGCCACGAGAAGCGGCAACGTACGGGTTGGCGAAGCGCTCGCGGTATTCGGCTATCTTCTGCTGGCGAACCTCCTCCGGGTTCTCGGCTTGAGCTATCTCCTTTCTGAAGATGATGTTGGCCGCTCCCTCCGGCCCCATGACCGCTATCTCCGCGGTAGGCCAGGCGAAGACGAAGTCAGCTCCGAGGTGCTTGCTTCCCATCGCGAGATATGCTCCACCGTAGGCCTTCCTGAGGATAACCGTCACCATCGGGACGGTCGCTTCCGCGTAGGCGTAGAGAACCTTTGCACCGTGCCTTATGATTCCGCCGTACTCCTGCTGGGTTCCAGGTAAATAGCCCGGAACGTCAACGAGGGTAACTATGGGTATGTTGAATGCGTCGCAGGTTCTTACAAAGCGCGCTATCTTATCTGAGCTGTCTATATCAAGAACGCCGGCGAAGTGTATCGGGTTGTTGGCGACTATGCCGACGGTCTGGCCGTTCATCCTTCCAAATCCAACAACCGCGTTCGGGGCGAAGTATGGCAGGATTTCCAGGAAGTCTGGGTTGCCGTTCTCGTCCCTGTCCACTATCTCGTAGATCACCTGCCTCACGTCGTAGCCCTTGTTCGGGTCGTCCGGGACGATGGAGTAGAGGTTCTCGGTCTTCCTGAAGGGCAAATCGCTCGTCTTGACCCTCGGCGGTTTCTCCATGTTGTTGGAGGGCAGGTAGCTCACGAGACGCCTTATTAAGGCAAGGACTTCCTCATCGCTCTTGCCCACGAGGTGGGCCTGTCCTGCTCTCTGGGCGTGAACCATGGCTCCACCGAGCTGTGTTGGCGTGACCTCAACGCCTGTCACAGCTTTAACGACCTGCGGCCCGGTGATGAACATGAAGCTCGCCGGGTTGTCCACCATGAGTATGAAGTCGCCGATGGCAGGGCTGTAAACGGCTCCACCGGCGCAGGGGCCCATTATCGCGGTTATCTGTGGGACGACACCGCTGAGGATGGTGTTCATCTTGAAGATCTCGCCGTAGCCCTTGAGGGAATCCACACCCTCCTGGATTCTTGCTCCACCGGAGTCGTTGAGGCCTATCACCGGCGCTCCGGCTTCAAGGGCAAGCTCCATGATGCGCTTTATCTTTGCCGCATGCATCTCACCGAGGGAACCGCCCATGACCGTGAAATCCTGGGCGAACACAAAAACGAGCCTTCCATCGATGGTACCGTAGCCGGTGATGACGCCGTCGGCGGGCAGCTCCTTCTTGTCGAGCCCGAATTCAGTACCCCTATGCCTGACGAACATGCCTATTTCAACGAAGCTTCCCGGATCGAGGAGCTTCTCAATCCTCTCGCGTGCGGTTAGCTTCCCCTTAGCGTGCTGTTTTTCGACGGCCTTTTCGCCGCCCATCTCAAGAATCTTCCTTTTTCTCTCATACAGATCGTTAACCTTCTCTTCCATGCTCATGAGGACTCCCCCTGACTGCTGAGAGTGTCGCCTACTTGTAGTTTGTAAAGTTTAAAAGGGTTTTCAAAATCGTTAGGGATGCCGAAAAATGCCGCCTAATGTGCATAAAAATACAGGGAACCGGAGAAAAAAGACTAAGTCAGAGGTGCTGAATAGGCGTTTCGGCACCGCAGGCCTCGCACTTGAGGAAGTGGAAGCGTCCGCGCTTGATAATCTTCGTATCCGGACTTCCACAGACCGGACAGATGACGTAGTCCTTGAGGTACTTCTTCATCTTGTTGCCTATCAGGTATGGTGTGAATCGCCCCTGCAGGACGGCACGCCTTCCTTCGAGACTTCCGGCTGTTGCCACCTCACGCAGGATGAACTTGAGCAGATGGTTCGGGTCGCGGTTCATGGCTTCGGCTATGTCCACGAAGTTCTCGATTATAGTCCTGTTTCCGGCTATCGTGACTATCGCTGCTGGAACCTCGAAACGGGAAGTGTGATGCTTGACGTTCTCAGGAAGCTCCTCGTAAGCCTTATCGAGTAAGCCTTCGAAATCGTAAAAGTCAACCTTCTTCTCGCTCACTTTCCTCACCTCCACTTTAACTACCGGAAGACGTTTATAACCTTTTGGAGTGGGGAAAGGGAGGGGAATCAGAGCACGCGGTAGAAGCCCGCGCGCGGCTCGTATA from Thermococcus sp. MAR1 includes these protein-coding regions:
- a CDS encoding OadG family protein; amino-acid sequence: MSEFMEGLNLTVLGVTIVFMVLSILAVVLYAVGWTERRLVEREKPASAPVPVPAPEAKEEKPAIPPRDLAVITAAVLAYTAEKASQLRPLPFKRKVSDAWRLYGVQSSMEEVEDFNYELGKW
- a CDS encoding translation initiation factor IF-2 subunit beta — protein: MSEKKVDFYDFEGLLDKAYEELPENVKHHTSRFEVPAAIVTIAGNRTIIENFVDIAEAMNRDPNHLLKFILREVATAGSLEGRRAVLQGRFTPYLIGNKMKKYLKDYVICPVCGSPDTKIIKRGRFHFLKCEACGAETPIQHL
- a CDS encoding carboxyl transferase domain-containing protein, whose amino-acid sequence is MSMEEKVNDLYERKRKILEMGGEKAVEKQHAKGKLTARERIEKLLDPGSFVEIGMFVRHRGTEFGLDKKELPADGVITGYGTIDGRLVFVFAQDFTVMGGSLGEMHAAKIKRIMELALEAGAPVIGLNDSGGARIQEGVDSLKGYGEIFKMNTILSGVVPQITAIMGPCAGGAVYSPAIGDFILMVDNPASFMFITGPQVVKAVTGVEVTPTQLGGAMVHAQRAGQAHLVGKSDEEVLALIRRLVSYLPSNNMEKPPRVKTSDLPFRKTENLYSIVPDDPNKGYDVRQVIYEIVDRDENGNPDFLEILPYFAPNAVVGFGRMNGQTVGIVANNPIHFAGVLDIDSSDKIARFVRTCDAFNIPIVTLVDVPGYLPGTQQEYGGIIRHGAKVLYAYAEATVPMVTVILRKAYGGAYLAMGSKHLGADFVFAWPTAEIAVMGPEGAANIIFRKEIAQAENPEEVRQQKIAEYRERFANPYVAASRGYIDDVIDPAETRAKVIMALEAMESKRVKLPPKKHGNIPL
- a CDS encoding acetyl-CoA carboxylase biotin carboxyl carrier protein subunit, with amino-acid sequence MAKVKVIVDGIEYEVEVEELGMGRFKVAFEDREYTVEAKGLGIDMSALSTSAAPVAAVPSSAPVAAPAPAPTPAPVAPTPAPAGEGAVTAPMPGKILRILVKEGEQVKTGQGLLVLEAMKMENEIPAPKDGVVKKILVKEGDTVDTGQTLIELG